A window of the Candidatus Poribacteria bacterium genome harbors these coding sequences:
- a CDS encoding DNA-3-methyladenine glycosylase produces MRQHADNRRALDQTFFDRPTVDVARDLLGMELLHRTSDGLAGGIIVETEAYLQDDPACHGFRGRTPRTQVMFGPPGHAYIYLNYGCHWLLNVVTEREGIAGAVLIRALEPSEGVALMQRRRNRERLEELTSGPGKLTQALGVRPEQNGVPLYAEPLAVCKPPRTHSRVIAVTLRIGIRLGADLPLRFRFADSICATHVPYQTVRGRQ; encoded by the coding sequence GTGCGTCAACATGCCGACAACCGCCGCGCTCTAGATCAGACGTTCTTTGACCGGCCGACAGTCGACGTCGCGCGGGACCTCCTGGGGATGGAGCTCCTGCACCGGACGTCCGACGGGCTCGCCGGGGGAATCATCGTCGAGACCGAGGCATACCTCCAGGACGACCCCGCCTGCCACGGCTTCCGTGGTCGAACCCCTCGGACGCAGGTGATGTTCGGACCGCCCGGACACGCCTACATCTACCTGAACTACGGATGCCACTGGCTCCTCAACGTCGTGACGGAACGGGAAGGCATCGCCGGAGCGGTTCTCATCCGAGCGCTGGAACCGAGCGAGGGAGTCGCGCTGATGCAGCGGCGAAGGAACCGCGAGCGGCTCGAAGAGCTCACGTCGGGTCCTGGCAAGCTGACCCAGGCGCTGGGCGTTCGCCCCGAGCAGAACGGCGTCCCGCTCTACGCGGAACCACTGGCGGTGTGCAAGCCGCCTCGAACCCATAGCCGGGTGATCGCCGTCACGCTCAGGATTGGGATTCGCCTCGGAGCCGACCTGCCGTTGAGGTTCCGATTCGCCGACAGCATTTGCGCCACCCACGTCCCGTATCAGACGGTGCGAGGCAGGCAATGA
- a CDS encoding DUF4976 domain-containing protein: MRERPNVLILMTDQQHTNTLGCYGNETISTPNIDRIAREGVLFERHYVTIPLCVPSRASIWSSQYAHTNGVMVNDDGRGITFPDEIDTIGDVAKRAGYRCGYIGKWHIGRERAPQHGFTDAWWTHLRGSYEQSLEESGQIDFPHGSNRGSQRGIVPLELAHDTVVCDRTIEFLRQYREDPFLCVCSMRAPHDPYIGPFDDLYDPADVPIPPTVTETFADKPFCQTTGVPRRWFESWVGSDPANLNLDELRRIIARYWGLVNLIDVNVGRVLDTLDDLGIADDTIVLYMADHGDAMGNHGLFAKGLFMYDDATRVPCILRLPGQVPHGRRVRHLTSTIDVTPTLLDLMGIGVPRSMQGESMRQVWDYAHNRRDAVFMEMYEAYGEMSPILSVRTHRWKYNWHLADQDELYDMEDDPLEQRNLAQMGAHRDTLLGLRYRILRWLEETGDVRLSDLARTMPNVRAH, encoded by the coding sequence ATGCGAGAACGCCCGAACGTCCTCATCCTGATGACCGACCAGCAGCACACGAACACCCTGGGCTGCTACGGCAACGAGACCATCTCGACGCCCAACATCGACCGGATCGCGCGCGAAGGCGTGCTGTTCGAGCGGCACTACGTCACGATCCCCCTCTGCGTCCCCTCGCGAGCCAGCATCTGGTCGAGCCAATACGCTCACACGAACGGCGTCATGGTCAACGACGACGGGCGCGGCATCACTTTCCCCGACGAGATCGACACGATCGGCGACGTCGCCAAGAGAGCCGGCTACCGGTGCGGCTACATTGGCAAGTGGCACATCGGAAGGGAGCGAGCGCCGCAGCACGGCTTCACGGACGCCTGGTGGACGCATCTGCGCGGCAGCTACGAACAGAGCCTCGAAGAAAGCGGGCAGATCGACTTCCCGCACGGGAGCAACCGAGGATCGCAGCGCGGGATCGTGCCGCTCGAACTCGCGCACGATACGGTCGTGTGCGACCGGACCATCGAGTTCCTCCGGCAGTACCGGGAGGACCCGTTCCTCTGCGTCTGCTCGATGCGCGCGCCGCACGACCCCTACATCGGGCCCTTCGATGATCTCTACGACCCGGCAGACGTGCCGATCCCGCCGACAGTGACCGAGACGTTCGCGGACAAGCCGTTCTGCCAGACGACGGGAGTGCCGCGCCGGTGGTTCGAGTCGTGGGTCGGCTCGGATCCAGCGAACCTGAACCTCGACGAGCTCCGGCGGATCATCGCCCGCTACTGGGGTCTGGTGAACCTTATCGACGTGAACGTCGGACGCGTTCTCGACACCCTCGACGATCTCGGTATCGCCGACGACACCATCGTGCTCTACATGGCGGACCACGGCGACGCGATGGGCAACCACGGGCTCTTCGCCAAGGGCTTGTTCATGTACGACGACGCGACGCGCGTCCCCTGCATCCTGCGCCTGCCAGGACAGGTTCCCCATGGGCGGCGAGTGCGCCATCTGACAAGCACGATCGACGTCACGCCGACGCTGCTCGACCTGATGGGCATCGGCGTTCCGCGGTCGATGCAGGGCGAGAGCATGCGGCAAGTGTGGGACTACGCCCACAACCGGCGTGACGCGGTCTTCATGGAGATGTACGAGGCTTACGGCGAGATGAGCCCGATCCTGAGCGTCCGAACGCACCGTTGGAAGTACAACTGGCATCTCGCGGACCAGGACGAGCTCTACGATATGGAAGACGACCCCCTCGAGCAGCGGAACCTGGCGCAGATGGGAGCCCACCGCGACACGCTGCTGGGGCTCCGCTATCGGATTCTGCGCTGGCTGGAAGAGACCGGCGACGTGCGGCTCAGCGACTTGGCGCGCACGATGCCCAACGTCCGCGCTCACTAG
- a CDS encoding phosphoenolpyruvate hydrolase family protein, producing the protein MPNPHTRAEVLARLRSVVDAGQPIIAAGAGTGISAKFIERGGGDLIIIYNSGRYRMAGHGSCAGLLAYGDANAIVMEMGEREVLPVVRDVPVIAGVNGTDPTRRMWHFLKQVEAMGFSGVNNFPTVGVIDGTFRLTLEETGMGFGKEVDMIGTAHRMDLFTIVYVFDADQSREMARAGADVIIAHCGTTIGGSIGSHTAMSLDDASHLVQTIIDGGRSARADLLFLSHGGPISSPSDAAYINTHTDAVGFVGASSLERLATEHAITSITQEFKRIPLRNRAS; encoded by the coding sequence ATGCCGAACCCGCACACGCGCGCCGAAGTGCTCGCTCGACTCCGTTCCGTCGTGGACGCCGGACAGCCGATCATCGCAGCCGGGGCTGGAACCGGCATCTCGGCGAAGTTCATCGAGCGAGGCGGCGGTGATCTGATCATCATCTATAACTCCGGCAGATACCGCATGGCGGGACACGGATCATGCGCCGGGCTTTTGGCGTACGGCGACGCGAACGCCATCGTCATGGAGATGGGCGAGCGCGAAGTGCTGCCGGTGGTGCGAGATGTACCCGTCATCGCCGGGGTCAACGGTACGGACCCGACGCGTCGCATGTGGCACTTCCTCAAGCAGGTCGAAGCCATGGGCTTCTCCGGCGTCAACAACTTCCCGACGGTGGGCGTCATCGACGGCACGTTCCGTCTCACTCTTGAGGAGACGGGCATGGGGTTCGGCAAAGAGGTCGATATGATCGGGACCGCCCACCGAATGGACCTCTTCACAATCGTCTACGTGTTCGACGCCGACCAGAGCCGCGAGATGGCACGCGCTGGAGCCGACGTCATCATCGCTCACTGCGGCACGACCATCGGCGGTTCCATCGGATCGCACACGGCGATGTCGCTGGACGACGCCTCCCACCTGGTTCAGACGATCATCGACGGCGGTAGATCGGCGCGCGCTGACCTGCTATTCCTTTCACATGGCGGGCCCATCTCGTCGCCATCGGATGCGGCTTACATCAACACGCACACGGATGCCGTCGGGTTCGTCGGAGCTTCGAGCCTGGAGCGGCTGGCGACCGAGCACGCGATCACGTCGATCACCCAAGAGTTCAAGAGGATTCCATTGAGGAATCGCGCGTCCTGA
- a CDS encoding Gfo/Idh/MocA family oxidoreductase, with the protein MPSPIRVALIGCGGISRAHARGYAALGSEEVRIIETCDASADLAVARAKELGAERVSLDWKQTVGRTDIDAVDICLPHDMHAVVAIAAMECGKHAFVEKPLATTLADADAMVRAASAAGVRLMCAFCERFDPQHVETKRLLDQGAIGAPMLARIDHNQNVEMPVGHWIRQADRLGGGAIASAGCHRLDLLRWFLGEVSAVSSFRYFEPDRMEGEVAGIVNLRFESGAIGTFTINWMSRKQVWYERFWIEGAGGSIHNHDGLRVHRLDSASQEPQRIDLPAADAFTEEIRHFLGCIRDGEEPLTSGADARRTMAVALAAYESDRLGAVIDPRTLM; encoded by the coding sequence ATGCCGAGCCCGATACGAGTCGCTCTGATCGGCTGCGGCGGCATTTCCAGAGCCCATGCGCGCGGATACGCTGCCCTCGGTTCCGAGGAAGTGCGTATCATCGAGACCTGCGACGCGAGCGCCGACCTCGCCGTGGCGCGCGCCAAGGAGCTCGGCGCTGAGCGCGTCTCCCTCGACTGGAAGCAGACCGTCGGTCGGACGGACATCGACGCCGTCGATATCTGCCTGCCGCACGACATGCACGCCGTCGTCGCCATCGCGGCGATGGAATGCGGCAAACACGCCTTCGTCGAGAAGCCGCTGGCGACGACCCTCGCAGACGCCGACGCGATGGTTCGCGCTGCAAGCGCCGCAGGCGTCAGGCTGATGTGCGCCTTCTGCGAGCGGTTCGACCCGCAGCACGTCGAGACCAAGCGGCTTCTTGACCAGGGAGCCATCGGAGCCCCGATGCTCGCCCGGATCGACCACAACCAGAACGTCGAGATGCCCGTCGGGCACTGGATTCGTCAGGCGGATCGGCTGGGCGGCGGAGCCATCGCGTCGGCGGGATGCCATCGGCTCGATCTGCTGCGCTGGTTCCTGGGCGAGGTATCCGCCGTGTCGTCGTTCCGGTACTTCGAGCCGGATCGGATGGAGGGGGAAGTCGCCGGGATCGTGAACCTGCGCTTCGAGAGCGGCGCCATCGGGACGTTCACGATCAACTGGATGAGCCGAAAGCAGGTCTGGTACGAGCGCTTCTGGATCGAGGGCGCTGGCGGGAGCATCCACAACCACGACGGCTTGCGCGTCCATCGGCTCGACAGCGCTTCACAGGAGCCCCAGCGCATCGACCTGCCAGCGGCAGACGCCTTCACCGAGGAGATCCGCCACTTCCTCGGCTGCATCCGCGACGGCGAGGAGCCGCTGACTTCGGGAGCGGACGCCCGCCGGACGATGGCGGTCGCGCTCGCCGCCTACGAGTCGGATCGGCTGGGAGCCGTGATCGATCCACGCACGCTGATGTGA
- a CDS encoding GNAT family N-acetyltransferase yields the protein MSLYVVTKTMESTMAVDSIQGTAILPQPQNLADGLRLRFCTREDTERVADFQQSIHHPDRQHRLIETWVRDLMSGEHPTTDASDFTIVENADGEIVSSMCLINQTWTFGGAAFPCGMPELVATAPEYRRKGLVRRQFAAIHDLSARRGELMQFIGGIPNFYRQFGYDMALNMGGGRTVRESDIPDQHGAKAAVLRRAQIGDDLAFVHRLTANAVERQSIAVQWQAGALERAMRLGPATGQVARDWLIIETPRRRRIGYVSESAWVRGDECCVLELELVPGVSHLNVMPDVLCSVLANARQKLEEGDHPSKQANAIEFWLGEEHPAYAALDPHKTRRLSPYAWYIRVPDMVAFLKRISGGLERNLLGTVAEGYTGTIAVSDYRSAFRIDLRRGKIAEIASCEPCGGNTRFPDLTLLQLVFGRRRCEELAVDYADCSVGHVESAVLDSLFPPFRGNVTPFM from the coding sequence TTGAGTCTCTACGTGGTGACAAAGACGATGGAGAGCACGATGGCAGTAGACAGCATCCAGGGCACGGCGATCCTGCCACAGCCGCAGAACCTGGCAGACGGGCTCCGACTGCGCTTCTGCACGCGCGAGGACACGGAGCGCGTCGCCGACTTCCAGCAATCCATCCACCATCCAGATCGACAGCATCGATTGATCGAGACGTGGGTACGCGACCTCATGTCGGGGGAACACCCGACGACAGACGCGTCCGACTTCACGATCGTCGAGAACGCGGACGGGGAGATCGTCTCGTCGATGTGTCTCATCAACCAAACGTGGACCTTCGGCGGCGCGGCGTTCCCATGCGGCATGCCGGAGCTCGTCGCGACGGCTCCCGAGTACCGCAGGAAGGGGCTCGTCCGCCGCCAGTTCGCGGCGATTCACGACCTGAGCGCGCGACGCGGCGAGCTCATGCAGTTCATCGGCGGGATACCCAACTTCTACCGTCAGTTCGGTTACGACATGGCGCTCAACATGGGCGGCGGCAGGACGGTCCGCGAGTCGGACATCCCGGATCAGCACGGCGCGAAGGCGGCAGTCCTGCGACGGGCGCAGATCGGCGACGACCTCGCGTTTGTCCATCGTCTGACTGCCAACGCCGTCGAGCGCCAGTCCATCGCCGTGCAGTGGCAGGCAGGTGCGCTGGAGCGAGCGATGCGGCTGGGCCCCGCGACAGGACAGGTCGCACGCGACTGGCTCATCATCGAGACGCCTCGTCGGCGTCGGATCGGCTACGTCAGCGAAAGCGCATGGGTGCGCGGGGACGAGTGCTGCGTCTTGGAGCTGGAGCTCGTCCCGGGGGTGAGCCACCTCAACGTCATGCCCGACGTGCTGTGTAGTGTGCTGGCGAACGCGCGCCAGAAGCTGGAAGAAGGCGACCACCCCTCGAAGCAGGCGAACGCCATCGAGTTCTGGCTCGGCGAGGAGCATCCCGCCTACGCGGCACTGGACCCCCACAAAACCCGACGGCTCTCTCCCTACGCGTGGTACATCCGCGTTCCCGACATGGTTGCGTTTCTCAAGCGCATCTCAGGGGGTCTGGAACGCAACCTGCTCGGAACCGTCGCCGAGGGGTATACCGGCACGATTGCGGTGAGCGATTATCGCTCCGCCTTTCGTATCGACCTCCGTCGCGGCAAGATCGCCGAGATCGCGTCCTGCGAGCCCTGCGGCGGCAACACGCGGTTTCCGGACCTCACGCTCCTGCAGCTCGTTTTCGGCAGACGCCGTTGCGAAGAGCTCGCCGTCGACTACGCGGACTGCAGTGTTGGGCATGTCGAGTCTGCCGTCCTCGACAGCCTGTTCCCACCGTTCCGTGGTAACGTGACTCCGTTCATGTAG
- a CDS encoding sigma-54-dependent Fis family transcriptional regulator, with product MSDLAPDTTTIIVVEEDSRLREAISSALDGSDVHLIRVRSEVEAQNCLQAEPADVLVAPMRSPSADGAHLLSVARSIHERIAVILIVDPNTLDTDSAVRLMQNGAYDFVERPVNLERLRAIVQRARREQAVYEENRALHEQLSSETSLVGFTGKSPIMRAIYDRIIRLAGVPNTTVLILGESGTGKELAARAIHFHSARRKGPMVSFNCAAVPESLAETELFGHEEGAFTGATRRRKGRFETAHGGTLLLDEVGEMDLGTQAKLLRVLETREFERIGGEKSVHVDVRIIASTNRDLLEAVRAGSFREDLYHRLCVATLQMPPLRERVEDIPILAHAFLRQFATAADKPIRGFTARTLRLLERCPWSGNVRELKNAVEAMVVSAEGDMLDLPDLPDWLVASGRQAESSDDPDAHRGEPRDAGQVISTESDADRNDPKRAHVFVGMTMREIEREAIRATLHATNGNRAEAARILDIGRRTLFRKIKELAL from the coding sequence ATGAGCGATCTGGCTCCCGACACGACCACGATCATCGTCGTCGAGGAGGACTCGCGGCTCCGCGAGGCGATCTCTTCAGCTCTCGACGGGTCCGACGTGCACCTGATCCGTGTGCGAAGCGAGGTGGAGGCACAGAACTGTCTTCAGGCGGAACCCGCCGACGTGCTCGTCGCGCCGATGCGGTCGCCCTCAGCCGACGGAGCCCATCTGCTGAGCGTTGCCCGCTCGATCCACGAACGCATCGCCGTCATTCTGATCGTCGATCCGAACACGCTCGACACGGATTCGGCGGTCCGTCTGATGCAGAACGGCGCGTACGATTTCGTCGAGCGCCCCGTGAACCTCGAACGCCTGCGGGCGATTGTCCAGCGAGCTCGCCGTGAGCAGGCGGTCTACGAAGAGAATCGCGCCCTTCACGAGCAGCTTTCGTCGGAGACATCGCTCGTCGGGTTCACGGGCAAGTCGCCGATCATGCGCGCGATCTACGACCGGATCATCCGCCTTGCTGGCGTGCCGAACACGACCGTCCTCATCTTGGGAGAGAGCGGAACCGGCAAGGAGCTCGCCGCGCGAGCCATCCACTTCCACAGCGCTCGCCGGAAGGGCCCGATGGTCTCGTTCAACTGCGCCGCAGTGCCCGAGTCCCTGGCTGAGACCGAGCTCTTCGGTCACGAGGAGGGCGCGTTCACCGGCGCGACGCGGAGACGGAAGGGCAGGTTCGAAACCGCCCACGGCGGCACGCTCTTGCTGGACGAAGTGGGCGAGATGGACCTGGGGACGCAGGCGAAACTGCTGCGCGTCCTGGAGACCCGCGAGTTCGAGCGGATCGGCGGCGAGAAATCGGTCCACGTCGATGTGAGGATCATCGCTTCGACGAACCGCGACCTGCTCGAAGCCGTCCGCGCGGGTTCCTTCCGTGAAGACCTCTACCATCGGCTGTGCGTCGCCACACTCCAGATGCCGCCACTGCGCGAACGGGTCGAGGACATCCCGATCCTCGCGCACGCGTTCCTGAGGCAGTTCGCGACGGCTGCCGACAAGCCGATCCGTGGGTTCACGGCTCGGACGCTGCGCCTGCTGGAGCGCTGCCCGTGGAGCGGGAACGTACGCGAGCTGAAAAACGCCGTCGAGGCGATGGTGGTGTCCGCCGAAGGCGACATGCTCGACCTGCCGGACCTGCCGGACTGGCTCGTCGCCTCGGGACGCCAGGCGGAGAGTTCAGATGACCCCGACGCGCATCGTGGCGAGCCCAGGGATGCCGGTCAGGTCATATCGACGGAGAGCGATGCGGACCGAAACGACCCGAAGCGCGCCCATGTGTTCGTCGGCATGACGATGCGCGAGATCGAGCGCGAGGCGATCCGCGCGACGCTCCATGCGACCAACGGGAACCGCGCCGAAGCGGCACGAATCCTCGATATCGGGCGGCGAACCCTGTTTCGCAAGATCAAAGAGCTCGCCCTATGA
- a CDS encoding cupin domain-containing protein has protein sequence MKVRSYDPDALRPAHENTILAHGVFGGDEIGAPFSCAIGLLRTGMEQKPERASVSKIYYVRFGEGAMEIDGERRVIREGDVVFIPAGSLHTVRNECEADFSTFAVWWTPKES, from the coding sequence ATGAAGGTTCGCTCGTATGATCCCGACGCGCTGCGTCCGGCTCACGAAAACACGATCCTCGCGCATGGCGTGTTCGGCGGGGACGAGATCGGCGCGCCGTTCAGTTGCGCCATCGGGCTCCTCAGGACGGGCATGGAGCAGAAGCCCGAACGCGCGTCCGTGTCGAAGATCTACTACGTCCGGTTTGGCGAGGGCGCCATGGAGATCGACGGCGAGAGGCGCGTCATTCGTGAGGGCGATGTCGTCTTCATCCCGGCGGGGTCGCTCCACACCGTGCGGAACGAGTGCGAGGCGGACTTCAGCACCTTCGCCGTGTGGTGGACGCCCAAGGAGTCCTGA